One Oncorhynchus nerka isolate Pitt River linkage group LG5, Oner_Uvic_2.0, whole genome shotgun sequence genomic window carries:
- the LOC115129977 gene encoding fidgetin-like: protein MVLNPTQPRLTHRTGIHQQALPWIDVALTPEVDLSHIQREMISSSSVYGLKMQWTPEHAQWAEQHFDITSTTRSPAHKAEAYRGHLQRGGSTYQYAWANDDISALTASNLLKKYAEKYSGILEMPSERALLNSYAEAGMNGRKGEGEAWQEGVYCVPEGMSMRKGGVAAEVAGMCSSPSPSLASSGLTEPGYSSSSCGSHTATALHSSAGSSQEYGHSYSGSYLGYSSQVTTSPLHSSGLLQPPPPPPHPSLVPAYNGGSSNLSCYNYPHAGYPSQSSVGPGYSPGGAPPPSSYLPSGIAAPTPLPPSSTLPGYPYQSHNLGPIALTPLNGSSSNSLKRKAFYMTGQGEMDSTYGNFVYGQARSTAESPMYRVPDSSISNAGGGGNGFDRNAGKSSLPFNTQKQPMASEQSAGGALTPPSYASTRGGSRSTDSLGSFTSPSLSDQGDEHRLHLSHLSLTGATSSSRPAEEQLKSSDPHLLDMVTSEILQQGPPVDWSDIAGLELAKATLKEEVLWPMLRPDMFSGLGSAPRCVLLFGPRGTGRTLLGRCMASQLGAPFLQLRGSTLATKWLAEGDKILRASFLVARCRQPSVLFISDVDMLLSAQLSNESPVHRLKAELLAQLDALLLGPADDSNNHVLVVCSTSKPQDMDEGLRRYFGRRVLVPLPDGSSRHHMLSQLLSQSQRKYCLSEEELVLLVQRTEGFSGLDVARLCQEALVGMLHTSSQGLDLSVSIMPTGQMRPLTYQDFDSVFCKFQPSISQKEIDTYTEWNKMFGCGQ, encoded by the exons ATGGTTTTAAATCCCACGCAGCCTCGCTTAACCCACCGCACAGGCATTCATCAGCAAGCTCTACCGTGGATCGATGTTGCTCTAACCCCAGAGGTCGACCTGTCGCACATACAG CGAGAAATGATCAGTAGCAGCAGCGTCTATG GCCTAAAGATGCAGTGGACCCCAGAGCACGCGCAGTGGGCGGAGCAGCACTTTGACATCACCTCCACCACGCGCTCGCCGGCCCACAAGGCCGAGGCTTACCGGGGCCACCTGCAGCGCGGCGGCAGCACCTACCAGTACGCCTGGGCCAACGACGACATCTCTGCACTCACCGCCTCCAACCTGCTCAAGAAGTACGCTGAGAAGTACTCTGGCATCTTGGAGATGCCCAGTGAGAGGGCCCTGCTGAACTCCTACGCCGAGGCCGGGATGAACGGCAGAAAGGGGGAGGGCGAGGCCTGGCAGGAGGGGGTATACTGCGTCCCCGAGGGGATGTCCATGAGGAAAGGAGGGGTGGCGGCGGAGGTGGCTGGTATGTGCAGCTCTCCGTCCCCGAGCCTGGCCTCCAGCGGCCTGACAGAGCCTGGTTACTCCAGCAGCAGCTGTGGTAGTCACACCGCCACGGCCCTCCACTCCTCTGCAGGCTCCTCTCAGGAATACGGCCACAGCTACAGTGGCTCCTACCTGGGCTACAGCTCCCAGGTCACCACCTCCCCGCTGCACAGCTCCGGTCTCTTACAGCCCCCTCCTCCGCCCCCACACCCCTCCCTGGTCCCGGCCTACAATGGGGGATCCTCCAACCTTTCGTGCTACAATTACCCACATGCCGGCTACCCCTCCCAGAGCTCTGTGGGGCCAGGCTACAGCCCTGGGGGAgccccccctccatcctcctaccTACCGTCAGGGATCGCCGCTCCCACccccctgcccccctcctccACGCTCCCCGGGTACCCCTACCAGTCGCACAACCTTGGCCCCATTGCGCTCACGCCTCTGAATGGCAGCTCGTCCAACTCTCTGAAGAGAAAAGCCTTCTACATGACAGGGCAAGGGGAGATGGACTCCACTTATGGAAATTTTGTCTACGGCCAGGCGCGCAGCACCGCAGAGAGCCCCATGTACAGGGTACCGGACAGCAGCATCTCAAATGCGGGCGGCGGAGGGAATGGTTTTGACAGGAACGCTGGCAAGTCATCTTTGCCGTTTAATACCCAAAAGCAGCCCATGGCCTCTGAGCAGTCTGCGGGTGGAGCCCTCACCCCTCCGTCCTATGCCTCCACTCGGGGTGGCTCGCGCTCAACCGACTCCCTGGGCagcttcacctctccctccctgagcGACCAAGGGGACGAGCACCGCCtgcacctctcccacctctccctgacgGGGGCGACCTCATCCTCCCGGCCCGCTGAGGAGCAGCTGAAGAGCAGCGACCCCCACCTCCTGGACATGGTGACCTCTGAGATCCTGCAGCAGGGACCCCCAGTGGACTGGAGTGACATTGCAGGCCTGGAGCTGGCCAAGGCCACTCTGAAGGAGGAGGTTCTCTGGCCCATGCTACGTCCGGACATGTTCAGCGGCCTAGGTTCGGCCCCGAGGTGCGTTCTACTGTTCGGCCCCAGAGGAACGGGCCGGACGTTGCTGGGCCGCTGCATGGCCAGCCAGCTGGGGGCGCCCTTCCTGCAGCTCAGAGGCTCCACCTTGGCCACCAAGTGGCTGGCAGAGGGTGACAAGATCCTGCGGGCCTCCTTCCTGGTGGCGCGCTGCCGCCAGCCCTCAGTGCTGTTCATCAGCGACGTGGACATGCTGCTGTCAGCCCAGCTCAGCAACGAGAGCCCCGTTCACCGCCTCAAGGCCGAGCTCCTGGCCCAGCTTGATGCGCTGCTCCTGGGGCCGGCCGATGACTCCAACAACCACGTCCTGGTGGTCTGCTCCACCAGCAAGCCCCAGGACATGGACGAGGGGCTGCGACGGTACTTTGGCCGGCGGGTCCTGGTGCCACTGCCGGACGGTTCGTCCCGCCACCACATGCTGAGCCAGCTGCTGTCCCAGTCCCAGCGCAAGTACTGCCTCAGTGAGGAGGAGCTGGTGCTGCTGGTCCAGCGCACCGAGGGCTTCTCCGGCCTGGACGTGGCAAGGCTGTGCCAGGAGGCCCTGGTGGGCATGCTGCACACCTCCTCCCAAGGCCTGGACCTCTCGGTGAGCATAATGCCCACGGGCCAGATGCGACCCCTCACCTACCAGGACTTTGACAGTGTTTTTTGCAAATTCCAGCCCAGTATATCGCAGAAAGAGATCGACACGTACACAGAGTGGAACAAAATGTTTGGGTGCGGTCAGTGA